The genomic segment AGAGATCGAACGGAACATCGAGATAATGGTCCATAAAGGAATAATTCTGCTCCGGATCAAGCACTTCAAGGAGTGCGGAAGACGGATCTCCCCGGAAATCGCTGCCGACCTTGTCTATTTCGTCCAGGACAAACACAGGGTTATTTGATTCTGCCCGCTTGATACCCTGAATGATGCGGCCCGGAAGCGCTCCCACATATGTGCGGCGGTGCCCGCGGATTTCCGCTTCGTCCCGCACACCACCCAGAGCGATTCGCACAAATTTACGGCCGAGGGCGTGGGCTATGGAAAGGGCCAGTGAGGTCTTGCCGGTGCCGGGAGGCCCTGCAAAGCACAGGATCGGCCCTTTTGAGTCAGGCTTCAGTTTTCGTACGGCAAGATATTCTATAATACGCTTCTTTGCCTTATCCAGCCCGAAATGTTCATCATCCAGGATTCCCCGTGCCTTTTTGATATCCATGTTGTCTTCTGTGCTTTCAGTCCAGGGAAGCGCGGTTATCCAGTCCAGGTAGGTCGATGATACCGTATATTCGGCGGAAGACGGATGCATTCGGGACAGACGTTCAAGCTCGCGCTCGGCCTCTTTTTTCGCTTCTTCCGGAAGATTTTTTTTCTCAATCTTCGCCCGGTATTCTTCCACTTCAACCTTGGGCTCATCCGTTTCGCCCAGCTCCTGCTTGATCGCCTTGAGCTGCTGACGGAGGTAGTATTCCCGCTGACTTTTGTCGATATCCTCCTTTACCTGTGACTGTATCTTATTACCCAGTTCAAGAATATCCAACTGATGACTTATGAGCCGCGTGACCTCCTTCAGACGCTGTTTCACATCGAGGATTTCCAAAATCTTCTGTTTTTCTTCCGCTGCCGAATTTATAATCGATGAGATAACGTCGGCAAGCACTCCCGGAGATGTGATCGACATGGCCATGGTGCCAAATTCCTGAGGTAAAACGGGCGACAATTTGACCATCCTGTCAAACAGTCCGGTAAGATTCGCCATGAGCGCATCTATCTCGATGTCCTTTTCTACAACATCTTCAAGAACTTCCACCCGGGCCTGGGGATATGACTTCCCCTCGACAAATTCTGTGATCTTAAATCTGCTGATGCCCTGTATGAGAAGGTTCGCCCTATTATCCCCCGTTTTTGCCATCTTCACAATCACAACAGCCGTCCCTATATCATAAAAGTCTTCCGGCTGATTTTTGATCTCTAACGGTGATTTCTTTGACATGACAAGGCCTATGATGCGATCAACGGCCATTGCCTCATCGACAAGGGTTATCGACTGCTCACCGAAAACTTCCAGTGGAAACATCATATTCGGGAAAACAACAACGTTAAATAACGGCATAACAGGTAAAATATCCGGTATCTTAACAACTTTTAATTCCTCAGGTGGTTTCTGATCCGCCATGCAAACCTCCAAAACTGGTTTCCTGTTTGAGCTATAAAACTAAATTATTCTCAGTATGATCTGTTTTTTTGAACAGGTATCTTACAAACTTTATCCACAGGCAGCTTTGCCATCCATATTTGAAGAAGACCATCCGCATACGTTGCTTTCAGTGAATCAGTATCGACTGAACAGGGGAGAGAAAGGTTTCTTTCAAAATATCCGTAGGGGATTTCAGCAAGGTGATATCTTGTATTTTCCATAAGCGGCTTTTTCCGCTTTCCATAAATTCTCAAGACCCTGTGATCAATCTCCACATAGAGATCCTCTTTGTTTACCCCTGCGACATCGGCCAGGATCATGATTTCATCAGGAGATTCATAGATATCTACCTGAGGCCTCCATACATTTTGATAAATGGTAAACGTTGAGTTAATCAAACGGAACATTTCATTGATGCCCCGCCGAAATTCAGCATCGATATTTCCGAGTTCATTGGAAAATCTAATTTTTATAAAACTCATTTTCGTCTCCTGTAGATTGACGGTTTCGTAAAAAGTCGAAAATCCTGTCACTCAGGTCCCTGCCTTCGCGGGGATGTCCAGACGCTGTCCTCGCGCAAGCGGGGAACCATGAAAGCATTACTGGATTTCCGCTTTCGCGGGAATGACAATATGCGGCGAAATCCGATTTTTTACAATTTTAGCAAAATTAGCATTAATAAACATAATTTGTAAAGGATTTCGTCCTCGACGATCAAAATGATTGTTTTCCTTCATTTTCGCCCGGCATCGTGGTATATGACCTCATGTTACAAACCACAATTTTCGAGGTCTCATATGCTTCTCAAACCATGGACAATTATTTCAAGTCGTGTTGATAAATCCTACCGGGTATTCAACCTGCGACATGACCGTGCGTGCTCACCGCGCACAAATCAGACACATGACTTTTATATCCTGGAGTCCCCACCCTGGGTAAATATCATCCCCCTCACACCGCAGAACGAAGTCGTTCTGATTCGCCAGTACCGCCTCGGTATTCGTGATATTACCCTGGAGATACCCGGCGGACTTCTTGAACCCTCCGATTCCCCCGAAGAGGCAGCCAGCCGCGAACTGTGGGAAGAAACAGGTTACCGGGAAGAAACACTGATTCCCCTTGGCGCCGTACACCCTAACCCTGCCATTCAGAACAATCTTTGCTATACGTTTCTTGCCAGGAATGTTTTCCCCACGGGACAACAGAATCAGGATGATCGCGAAGACATCGAAGTGGTCCTCCGGCCGCTTTCAGAAATCCCCCGTCTCATCAGGGAGGGGACAATTACCCATGCACTGGTGATCGCGGCATTTTACCGCTTTTATATGGAATATCCGCCGGGTATGAAATGAAAAAAAACAGTATGATCGAAGCCTTAAAAAATCGCATCCGGGCGGCGCGGGGTGAAATATCACCTGACCTGATTGTGAAAGGCGGCAGGG from the Deltaproteobacteria bacterium genome contains:
- the lon gene encoding endopeptidase La, with the translated sequence MADQKPPEELKVVKIPDILPVMPLFNVVVFPNMMFPLEVFGEQSITLVDEAMAVDRIIGLVMSKKSPLEIKNQPEDFYDIGTAVVIVKMAKTGDNRANLLIQGISRFKITEFVEGKSYPQARVEVLEDVVEKDIEIDALMANLTGLFDRMVKLSPVLPQEFGTMAMSITSPGVLADVISSIINSAAEEKQKILEILDVKQRLKEVTRLISHQLDILELGNKIQSQVKEDIDKSQREYYLRQQLKAIKQELGETDEPKVEVEEYRAKIEKKNLPEEAKKEAERELERLSRMHPSSAEYTVSSTYLDWITALPWTESTEDNMDIKKARGILDDEHFGLDKAKKRIIEYLAVRKLKPDSKGPILCFAGPPGTGKTSLALSIAHALGRKFVRIALGGVRDEAEIRGHRRTYVGALPGRIIQGIKRAESNNPVFVLDEIDKVGSDFRGDPSSALLEVLDPEQNYSFMDHYLDVPFDLSHVMFITTANILDTIPPALRDRMEVIELLGYTQDDKVNIAERYLIPRQREANGLAPEQVTFTKGAINLIISGYTREAGLRNLEREIGTIC
- a CDS encoding Hsp20/alpha crystallin family protein codes for the protein MSFIKIRFSNELGNIDAEFRRGINEMFRLINSTFTIYQNVWRPQVDIYESPDEIMILADVAGVNKEDLYVEIDHRVLRIYGKRKKPLMENTRYHLAEIPYGYFERNLSLPCSVDTDSLKATYADGLLQIWMAKLPVDKVCKIPVQKNRSY
- a CDS encoding NUDIX hydrolase, producing MLLKPWTIISSRVDKSYRVFNLRHDRACSPRTNQTHDFYILESPPWVNIIPLTPQNEVVLIRQYRLGIRDITLEIPGGLLEPSDSPEEAASRELWEETGYREETLIPLGAVHPNPAIQNNLCYTFLARNVFPTGQQNQDDREDIEVVLRPLSEIPRLIREGTITHALVIAAFYRFYMEYPPGMK